One window from the genome of Rufibacter tibetensis encodes:
- a CDS encoding VF530 family protein, whose product MEEQKNNPLHGKTLEMILVLLVDHYGWEELGDRIRINSFTHNPSIKSSLTFLRKTPWARKKVEDLYVQTFA is encoded by the coding sequence ATGGAAGAACAGAAAAACAATCCGTTGCACGGAAAAACACTGGAGATGATTCTGGTGCTGCTGGTAGATCATTATGGTTGGGAAGAATTAGGAGACCGTATCAGGATCAATAGCTTCACTCATAACCCTAGCATCAAGTCCAGTCTCACCTTTCTGCGCAAAACGCCCTGGGCGCGAAAAAAGGTGGAAGACTTGTATGTGCAGACCTTTGCCTGA
- the hutU gene encoding urocanate hydratase produces the protein METTTIPHTALPSALTVDQFLETYASHPVYISPRGSQLHAKNWPAEAALRMFLNNLSAQVAEDPEKLVVYGGIGQAARTPADARKIVELLLTLEEDESLLIQSGKPVGKIRSHAEAPRVLIANSNLVPKWATWEHFNQLRERGLMMYGQMTAGSWIYIGTQGILQGTYETFAACARKHYNGDLRHKLLVSGGLGGMGGAQPLAATMAGATFLGVDIDPERIRKRLETRYIDKMTFDYREAVRLALAAKDKGEAVSIGLVGDIGDVLEKLIQDGITPDILTDQTSAHDPLNGYVPHGMCLPQALALREVDPGEYRARSLRSMARHVGFMLEMQRRGSCTFDYGNNLREFAQQGGEPNAFQIPGFVPEYIRPLFCEGKGPFRWVALSGDPEDIRVTDEALKALFPENTNMINWLKQAQLKVDFQGLPSRICWLGMGEREKAGLLFNQLVRDGKVKAPIVIGRDHLDCGSVASPYRETEGMLDGSDAVSDWPLLNLMANTSGGATWVSFHHGGGVGMGYSQHAGMVILADGTDRADQSIRRVLHNDPATGIFRHADAGYEAAQETSEKFDLGL, from the coding sequence ATGGAGACTACCACTATTCCTCATACTGCTCTTCCTTCTGCACTTACGGTTGACCAATTTCTGGAAACGTATGCCAGCCATCCGGTATACATCTCGCCCCGCGGATCCCAGTTGCACGCGAAAAACTGGCCCGCCGAGGCAGCTCTCAGAATGTTTCTGAACAACCTGAGCGCCCAGGTAGCCGAAGACCCGGAAAAGTTAGTGGTGTATGGAGGAATAGGGCAAGCCGCCAGAACCCCGGCAGATGCCCGCAAAATTGTAGAGCTGCTCCTGACGCTGGAAGAAGACGAAAGTCTTCTAATACAATCGGGCAAACCGGTGGGCAAGATCAGAAGCCATGCAGAAGCCCCCCGGGTACTCATTGCCAACAGCAACCTGGTGCCCAAATGGGCCACCTGGGAGCACTTCAACCAATTGCGGGAACGGGGCCTCATGATGTACGGCCAAATGACCGCCGGTTCCTGGATTTACATAGGCACCCAGGGAATTTTGCAGGGCACCTATGAAACGTTTGCCGCCTGCGCCCGAAAGCACTACAACGGCGACCTGCGCCACAAGCTGCTGGTAAGCGGCGGATTGGGCGGAATGGGCGGTGCCCAGCCATTAGCGGCTACCATGGCCGGGGCAACCTTCCTGGGGGTAGACATAGACCCTGAACGAATCAGGAAGCGGTTGGAGACCCGCTACATAGACAAGATGACCTTTGATTATCGCGAAGCCGTGCGCCTGGCCCTGGCCGCCAAAGACAAGGGCGAAGCGGTTTCCATAGGATTAGTGGGCGATATTGGCGATGTATTGGAAAAACTCATCCAGGACGGCATTACCCCAGATATATTAACGGACCAGACTTCGGCCCATGACCCGCTCAACGGCTACGTACCCCACGGCATGTGTTTGCCTCAGGCCTTGGCGCTCCGCGAGGTGGACCCTGGAGAGTACCGTGCGCGTTCATTGAGAAGCATGGCGCGGCACGTAGGTTTCATGCTGGAAATGCAGCGCCGCGGCAGTTGCACTTTTGACTATGGCAACAACCTGCGGGAGTTCGCCCAGCAAGGAGGCGAGCCCAATGCGTTTCAGATTCCGGGATTTGTGCCCGAATACATCCGGCCGCTTTTCTGCGAAGGCAAAGGTCCGTTTAGATGGGTGGCTCTTTCAGGAGACCCGGAAGACATCAGGGTCACCGATGAAGCTTTGAAAGCCCTTTTTCCGGAGAATACCAACATGATCAACTGGCTGAAACAGGCCCAACTGAAAGTGGACTTTCAGGGACTACCCAGCCGCATCTGCTGGTTGGGCATGGGCGAGCGGGAGAAAGCTGGGCTCTTGTTCAACCAACTGGTGCGTGACGGCAAAGTGAAAGCGCCTATTGTGATTGGCCGTGACCACCTGGACTGCGGCTCCGTAGCTTCGCCTTACCGCGAAACCGAAGGCATGTTAGACGGTTCTGATGCCGTGTCTGACTGGCCGTTGCTCAACCTCATGGCCAATACTAGTGGCGGCGCCACCTGGGTTTCCTTTCACCATGGAGGAGGCGTAGGCATGGGCTATTCCCAACACGCCGGCATGGTCATCCTGGCCGACGGTACCGACCGGGCTGATCAAAGTATCCGTCGCGTCCTGCACAATGATCCCGCCACGGGCATCTTCCGCCACGCCGACGCCGGGTATGAAGCCGCCCAGGAAACCAGTGAGAAGTTCGACTTAGGATTATAA
- the hutI gene encoding imidazolonepropionase, translating to MNSAPDAPTLVGPFFQILTLADLPLAGPLGDEQLEVVEQGGIVLQGEKILKVGLYGQLLQEARANQYHLHQIEKPMVLLPGFIDAHTHLCFAGSRAKDYALRTAGKSYLEIARSGGGILDTVTKTRAASLEELIVALHKRCDRHLAEGVTTCEVKSGYGLTVEDELKMLQTIAQVNQQHALDLIPTCLAAHMRPPEFAEAGAYLQHLVQELLPKVKKQSLAQRVDIFIEETAFSDQEALEYLQAAQAMGFDLTVHADQFSTGGSKIAAQLKAASADHLEASGPPEIELLKNAGVVATVLPGASVGLGMHYAPARKMLDGGLCVAIATDWNPGSAPMGDLLLQAALLGAAQKLTSAETLAGIAFRAAHAQRLEDRGRLAPGLLADMIAFPTDCYQEILYHQGKLKPGMVWKRGKQI from the coding sequence ATGAATTCTGCCCCTGACGCCCCCACGCTTGTTGGTCCCTTTTTTCAAATCCTGACCTTGGCTGATTTGCCCTTGGCAGGTCCGTTAGGTGATGAGCAACTGGAAGTGGTGGAGCAGGGCGGGATTGTCTTGCAAGGAGAGAAGATACTTAAGGTGGGACTTTATGGGCAACTCTTGCAGGAGGCACGGGCAAACCAGTACCACCTGCACCAGATAGAAAAACCCATGGTGCTGTTGCCTGGGTTTATAGATGCTCATACGCACCTCTGTTTTGCAGGCTCACGGGCCAAAGATTATGCCCTGCGCACAGCCGGGAAAAGTTACCTGGAAATTGCCCGCTCCGGGGGCGGAATCTTAGATACCGTTACCAAGACCAGAGCGGCTTCCTTGGAAGAGCTAATAGTCGCCCTCCATAAACGGTGCGATAGGCATTTGGCCGAAGGCGTCACCACCTGCGAAGTAAAAAGTGGTTACGGACTCACCGTGGAAGACGAGCTCAAAATGTTGCAGACTATAGCCCAGGTAAATCAGCAGCATGCCCTAGACCTTATCCCCACTTGCCTGGCCGCACATATGCGCCCCCCGGAATTCGCGGAAGCTGGTGCGTACCTGCAACACCTTGTGCAGGAGTTGCTGCCCAAAGTGAAAAAACAGAGCTTAGCTCAGCGGGTAGATATCTTCATTGAGGAAACCGCTTTTTCAGATCAGGAAGCATTAGAATACCTGCAAGCTGCCCAGGCTATGGGGTTTGACTTAACGGTTCACGCCGACCAGTTCAGTACCGGAGGTAGCAAAATAGCCGCCCAACTCAAAGCCGCCAGTGCCGATCATCTAGAAGCTAGCGGTCCTCCAGAAATAGAACTATTGAAAAACGCTGGCGTGGTAGCTACAGTTTTGCCCGGGGCATCGGTAGGACTGGGAATGCACTATGCGCCCGCCAGAAAGATGCTGGACGGGGGACTTTGTGTAGCCATCGCTACTGACTGGAATCCTGGGTCTGCCCCCATGGGCGATTTGCTTTTACAAGCCGCCTTGTTAGGCGCCGCCCAGAAACTCACAAGCGCAGAAACCCTGGCGGGCATTGCCTTCCGGGCCGCCCATGCGCAACGCCTGGAAGACCGCGGAAGACTAGCGCCGGGCTTACTGGCAGATATGATCGCGTTTCCTACAGACTGTTACCAGGAAATTCTGTACCACCAGGGTAAACTGAAACCAGGCATGGTCTGGAAAAGGGGCAAGCAAATTTAA